In one Deltaproteobacteria bacterium genomic region, the following are encoded:
- a CDS encoding MinD/ParA family protein, whose translation MRKKKPVRTITVASGKGGVGKTNVVANLGIALRKMGKEVLILDADLGLSNVDILLHLAPRFNIQHVLRGEKRLKDVIVEGPCGIKILPASSGVQELTRLDESQRMRLLEEFDAYDGDIDVLLVDTCAGISENVAFFCIAAQEIVIVTSPEPTALTDAYALIKVLFTRYQEKEFRILVNSARNEAEAMEVYRKLSIAADRFLNVSLDYLGYLPFDKSVHEAVRSQKAFIEMAPMGSASRAVNELASRFIDQSAESPKGTLQFFLGNLFAMAAESK comes from the coding sequence ATGCGGAAGAAGAAACCGGTCAGAACCATCACCGTCGCGAGCGGCAAGGGGGGCGTCGGAAAGACGAACGTCGTTGCGAACCTCGGCATCGCGCTTCGGAAGATGGGGAAGGAAGTTCTTATACTCGACGCCGATCTGGGCCTGAGCAACGTGGACATCCTGCTCCACCTGGCTCCCCGCTTCAACATCCAGCACGTCCTCCGCGGGGAGAAGCGGCTCAAGGACGTGATCGTCGAGGGCCCCTGCGGCATAAAGATCCTCCCCGCGTCATCCGGCGTGCAGGAGCTCACCCGTCTCGACGAATCCCAGAGAATGAGGCTCCTGGAGGAGTTCGACGCATACGACGGCGACATCGACGTCCTTCTCGTCGATACCTGCGCGGGCATCTCGGAGAACGTCGCGTTCTTCTGCATCGCCGCGCAGGAAATCGTGATCGTGACGTCGCCCGAGCCCACGGCCCTTACGGACGCGTACGCCCTCATAAAGGTGCTCTTCACCCGGTACCAGGAGAAGGAATTCCGGATCCTCGTCAACTCGGCCCGGAACGAGGCGGAGGCGATGGAAGTCTACCGGAAGCTTTCGATAGCCGCCGACCGGTTCCTGAACGTCTCCCTCGACTATCTCGGCTACCTGCCGTTCGACAAGTCCGTCCACGAGGCGGTCCGGTCGCAGAAGGCGTTCATCGAGATGGCCCCCATGGGATCCGCGTCCCGGGCGGTCAACGAGCTTGCCTCCCGCTTCATCGACCAGTCCGCGGAGAGCCCGAAGGGAACGCTCCAGTTCTTCCTCGGCAACCTGTTCGCGATGGCGGCGGAATCGAAATGA
- a CDS encoding FliA/WhiG family RNA polymerase sigma factor: protein MKTLTLAARESEEKKERIVQEFLPFIRYTARRLRWRLTPGLTEDDLVSAGVVGLLDALRKFKEGTVKLKTYAEYRIKGSMLDELRAADPVPRSVRERVNVLKNAHVKLRREFGRAPEDIEVVKALGITLDEYYKTLHEGSAALQLRFEDLGAWGGEDGGRNALENIPDPAGKDPQSLAETANLKDMISKTIGEFPDKERFVLSLYYWDELTMKEIGKALGLTEGRVCQLHSQALLRLKSRFGSTLP from the coding sequence ATGAAAACGCTTACCCTGGCGGCAAGGGAGAGCGAGGAGAAGAAGGAACGGATCGTACAGGAGTTCCTCCCGTTCATCCGGTACACGGCGCGCCGGCTCCGCTGGCGGCTGACTCCCGGGCTCACGGAGGACGACCTGGTCAGCGCCGGGGTGGTCGGCCTTCTCGACGCACTCCGCAAGTTCAAGGAAGGGACGGTAAAGCTCAAAACTTACGCGGAGTACCGCATCAAGGGATCGATGCTCGACGAGCTGCGGGCGGCCGACCCGGTTCCGCGCAGCGTGAGGGAGAGGGTAAACGTCCTCAAGAACGCCCATGTGAAGCTCCGTAGGGAATTCGGGCGGGCGCCGGAAGACATCGAGGTCGTAAAGGCCCTCGGCATAACGCTCGACGAATACTACAAGACGCTCCACGAGGGGAGCGCGGCTTTACAGCTCCGTTTCGAAGACCTGGGCGCGTGGGGAGGCGAGGACGGGGGCAGGAACGCCCTCGAAAACATACCGGACCCGGCGGGGAAGGACCCCCAGTCGCTGGCCGAAACGGCGAACCTCAAGGACATGATCTCAAAAACCATCGGGGAATTTCCGGACAAGGAAAGGTTTGTCCTGTCCCTGTACTACTGGGACGAGCTGACGATGAAGGAAATAGGCAAGGCCCTCGGGCTGACGGAGGGACGGGTGTGCCAGTTGCACAGCCAGGCGCTCCTGCGCCTGAAGTCGCGGTTCGGATCGACGCTTCCCTGA
- a CDS encoding HEAT repeat domain-containing protein: MLARTLKNLASSDASKRRGAVEALSNWDERGIYPLVKALSDSHPGVQDAAMRSLIAIGGEAVAWAVLPLLRGTSIPRNMAMVILKEIGKDAVPLLAPLVKDKDEDVRKFAIDLIADAGARELEQALTERLSGDPNPNVRAAAAQALGKLGCREALPALIAALKDMEWIRFTALDALATLKDPAAVEPILSLLSDSSPATRCAAIEALGAIGSPRAGDALLASLGEAERDERAVYLKSILRLGVPLPLACVSGDLLEIFRSEGEWEDRLVALRALVEIADEEILRSILDIAGSLDTSNPEEEEILASIKKILGAVRRPETLQRILGDSSLRFRARVVAAEVIGERGLREAVPGLVALLKGDVRDVRRAAASALLRIGDGGAREAFVEAIRDPDGHVRKAAAEALGASGDKAAFGPLLSLFREEKYEDVAEEVFRALAAIDPEELVASAGVLEGRAREMVEEFARGRGGGSPRP; the protein is encoded by the coding sequence ATGCTGGCGAGAACGCTGAAAAATCTGGCAAGCTCCGATGCCTCGAAGCGGCGCGGAGCCGTTGAAGCGCTGTCGAATTGGGACGAAAGGGGAATCTATCCTCTCGTCAAGGCGCTTTCGGACTCCCACCCCGGAGTGCAGGACGCCGCGATGCGCTCGCTCATCGCCATCGGGGGGGAGGCAGTCGCCTGGGCGGTCCTCCCGCTACTGCGCGGGACCTCCATTCCGCGCAACATGGCCATGGTTATCCTGAAGGAGATCGGTAAGGATGCCGTTCCCCTTCTTGCCCCCCTGGTCAAGGACAAGGACGAGGACGTCCGGAAGTTCGCGATCGACTTGATAGCGGACGCCGGGGCGCGCGAACTGGAGCAGGCGCTTACCGAGCGGCTTTCGGGCGATCCCAACCCGAACGTCCGGGCCGCCGCAGCCCAGGCCCTCGGGAAGCTCGGCTGCCGCGAGGCGCTGCCCGCGCTCATCGCTGCCCTGAAGGACATGGAGTGGATCCGGTTCACGGCGCTTGATGCGCTCGCGACGCTCAAGGACCCGGCGGCGGTGGAGCCGATCCTGTCCCTGCTGTCGGATTCGTCCCCGGCCACCCGCTGCGCCGCGATAGAGGCGCTCGGCGCGATCGGCTCTCCCCGGGCCGGCGATGCCCTCCTTGCGTCCCTGGGAGAGGCCGAGCGGGACGAGAGGGCGGTTTACCTGAAGAGCATTCTCCGTCTGGGGGTACCGCTGCCTTTGGCCTGCGTCTCCGGGGACCTTCTGGAAATTTTCCGAAGCGAGGGGGAATGGGAGGACCGGCTGGTCGCTCTCCGGGCCCTCGTCGAGATCGCGGACGAAGAAATCCTTCGGTCGATCCTCGATATCGCAGGATCGCTGGACACGTCGAATCCCGAGGAAGAGGAAATCCTTGCCTCGATCAAGAAGATATTGGGCGCCGTGCGCCGTCCGGAAACCCTGCAGCGGATTCTCGGCGATTCCTCGTTGCGGTTCCGGGCAAGGGTCGTCGCAGCCGAGGTCATCGGAGAAAGGGGATTGCGTGAAGCCGTACCCGGACTCGTTGCGCTGTTGAAAGGCGACGTGCGCGACGTGCGGAGGGCGGCCGCATCCGCGCTCCTGCGGATCGGGGACGGCGGCGCCCGCGAGGCGTTCGTGGAAGCGATCCGGGACCCGGACGGCCATGTCAGGAAGGCGGCGGCGGAGGCGCTCGGCGCCTCCGGGGACAAGGCGGCATTCGGCCCTCTCTTGTCCCTTTTTCGCGAGGAAAAATACGAAGACGTGGCGGAAGAGGTCTTCCGCGCCCTGGCCGCCATAGACCCGGAGGAGCTGGTAGCTTCCGCCGGGGTCCTGGAGGGGCGCGCGCGTGAAATGGTGGAGGAGTTCGCCCGCGGACGCGGCGGCGGGAGTCCGAGGCCATGA
- a CDS encoding protein-glutamate O-methyltransferase CheR, which produces MIPKVALSDQTFRCLRDFIYELTGIYIQDTKKYFLENRLGRLMAESRIATFEDYLGRLKSQGNGALRQLYDAVTTNETYFFREPLQFDVFAKHVVPRVMERKRSIKVWSAACSTGEEPYTIAAVLRETAPAVKATIVGSDISEAVLDSARRGVYTSYAVRNVPPSYQQKYFRGDNGTYELEEGLRKSVTFANINLVDDRKVRSIRDVDVIFCRNALIYFDDKSKRKAVSLLYDALAPEGFLLVGTSESLHSVTRAFQPTVIDSVVLYRKAAS; this is translated from the coding sequence ATGATTCCGAAGGTTGCCCTGAGCGACCAGACGTTCCGGTGCCTGCGCGATTTCATCTACGAACTGACGGGAATCTACATTCAGGACACCAAGAAGTACTTCCTCGAGAACCGGCTCGGACGCCTCATGGCCGAAAGCCGCATCGCTACGTTCGAAGACTACCTGGGGCGCCTGAAGTCGCAGGGAAATGGAGCGCTGAGGCAGCTTTACGACGCCGTCACCACGAACGAGACCTACTTTTTCCGCGAGCCCCTGCAATTCGACGTGTTCGCGAAGCATGTCGTGCCGCGGGTCATGGAACGGAAACGCTCCATCAAGGTCTGGTCGGCGGCGTGCTCAACGGGAGAGGAGCCCTACACGATAGCGGCGGTCTTGCGGGAAACAGCTCCCGCAGTCAAGGCGACGATCGTCGGCTCGGACATCAGCGAAGCCGTGCTCGATTCCGCGCGGCGCGGGGTCTACACCTCCTACGCCGTCCGGAACGTGCCGCCCTCTTACCAGCAGAAGTACTTCCGGGGGGACAACGGGACTTACGAGCTGGAAGAGGGGCTCCGGAAATCGGTGACTTTCGCGAACATCAACCTCGTCGACGACAGGAAAGTACGGTCGATCCGCGACGTCGACGTGATCTTCTGCCGGAACGCCCTCATATATTTCGACGACAAGTCGAAGCGGAAGGCGGTCTCGCTGCTGTACGACGCGCTTGCGCCGGAAGGCTTTCTGCTGGTCGGGACGTCCGAGAGCCTGCATTCGGTGACGCGGGCGTTCCAGCCGACCGTCATCGACTCGGTCGTCCTCTATCGGAAGGCGGCGTCATGA
- a CDS encoding response regulator, translating to MKILIVDDDRTTRKLLGLFLKRNGFEIQTAENGLDALEKLGVGGIQLVVTDLNMPFMDGIEFIRTMKGNPATADIPALMITTSTDAEEKRQATAAGVNGYLCKPVTAEVVAMKIRQMLGEIFRKGGQGIA from the coding sequence ATGAAAATCCTTATCGTGGACGACGACAGGACGACCCGCAAGCTCCTGGGCCTGTTTCTCAAAAGGAACGGATTCGAGATACAGACCGCCGAGAACGGCCTGGACGCCCTCGAAAAACTGGGAGTAGGGGGAATCCAGCTGGTCGTCACCGACCTGAACATGCCTTTCATGGACGGGATCGAATTCATCCGGACGATGAAGGGGAACCCCGCCACGGCCGACATACCCGCCCTCATGATAACCACGTCCACCGACGCGGAGGAGAAGCGGCAGGCCACAGCGGCCGGAGTGAACGGATATCTTTGCAAACCGGTGACCGCCGAGGTCGTAGCGATGAAGATCCGCCAGATGCTGGGCGAGATCTTCCGGAAAGGAGGACAGGGCATTGCTTGA
- a CDS encoding chemotaxis response regulator CheY: MLDYKEKILIVDDFLTMRRIVKNLLKQLGYENIVEAEDGEQAYAKLKGGGFGFVVSDWNMPNLDGLGLIKKVRSDPELMGMPFLMVTAEAEKLKVIEAIKAGVSSYVVKPFTAEILREKIEKIFDKVGK; encoded by the coding sequence TTGCTTGACTACAAGGAGAAGATACTCATCGTCGACGACTTCCTGACGATGCGCCGGATCGTGAAGAACCTCCTCAAGCAGCTCGGGTACGAGAACATCGTCGAGGCGGAAGACGGCGAGCAGGCGTACGCGAAGCTCAAAGGAGGCGGGTTCGGGTTCGTGGTCTCCGACTGGAACATGCCGAATCTCGACGGGCTCGGCCTGATCAAGAAGGTGCGGAGCGACCCGGAACTCATGGGCATGCCATTCCTCATGGTGACCGCCGAAGCCGAGAAATTGAAGGTGATAGAGGCGATCAAGGCAGGCGTGAGCAGCTACGTCGTGAAGCCGTTCACAGCGGAGATCCTGAGGGAAAAGATCGAAAAGATCTTCGACAAAGTCGGGAAGTAG
- a CDS encoding chemotaxis protein CheA, protein MSDEMQEIVADFVTEAEESLDRIDPLFVELEARGHDREILNDIFRCVHTLKGAAGFLGFQPVVDVSHASENIMKKLRDGEIGLSKPLVDVILKSVDMLRILIARVKHREDMSENISPLIAELAEALADAEGNGGKPSGAAPAGSAHAPAMETASRTPAPGNGSGVPAPVPASAPAAAKAATHVPASQASAPAAHAPEGDRNLPGKKDSVQNLRVDIARIDKVMDLTGEVVLARNRLLTLVSAIGLQYGDDPVVENLSETVSFLDLVTSDMQLSVMKMRMQALQKVFGKFPRIVRDIASSRGKDVELKIHGEDTEVDRSVIEHIGDPMVHILRNAIDHGIEKPEARTARGKPAQGVISIDACQKGNQIVIEVSDDGRGIDVVRVRKKAMEKGLVTAEEAERMSDDAAVNLIFQPGFTTMDVATELSGRGVGMDVVRTSIAKLGGFVDIRTRKDAGTTFQINIPLTLAIIQSLMVRAAGGRYAVPLTLVEEILRVTPSEIAMVAGQKVLVIRDKVHPYFELSERIGKGQPEESPYRYAVVVAVGDRRFCLGVDGLIGEEDVVIKPIDGLEVDSAHMIGATITGDGKVVLILDVASISRNLPGPGRAS, encoded by the coding sequence ATGTCCGACGAGATGCAGGAAATCGTGGCCGATTTCGTCACCGAGGCGGAGGAGTCGCTCGACCGTATCGACCCTCTTTTCGTGGAGCTGGAGGCGAGGGGGCACGACAGGGAAATCCTGAACGATATCTTCCGGTGTGTCCATACGTTGAAGGGCGCGGCCGGGTTCCTCGGATTCCAGCCGGTGGTCGACGTTTCGCACGCTTCGGAAAACATCATGAAGAAGCTTCGGGACGGCGAAATCGGACTTTCGAAGCCCCTGGTCGACGTGATCCTGAAGAGTGTGGACATGCTCCGGATCCTCATCGCCCGCGTCAAGCACCGCGAGGATATGTCCGAAAACATCTCGCCCCTCATCGCGGAACTGGCGGAAGCGCTCGCCGATGCGGAGGGGAACGGAGGGAAGCCGTCGGGCGCGGCTCCCGCCGGCTCCGCGCACGCTCCGGCAATGGAAACGGCATCCCGCACGCCTGCGCCCGGCAACGGATCCGGCGTCCCGGCTCCCGTGCCGGCATCGGCCCCGGCGGCAGCCAAGGCGGCAACGCATGTGCCCGCATCGCAGGCGTCGGCTCCCGCCGCCCACGCTCCCGAGGGGGACAGGAACCTTCCCGGCAAGAAGGACTCCGTCCAGAACCTGCGGGTGGACATCGCGCGCATCGACAAGGTGATGGACCTCACCGGTGAAGTCGTCCTCGCGAGGAACCGCCTGCTGACCCTCGTGAGCGCGATCGGTCTCCAGTACGGCGACGATCCCGTCGTCGAAAACCTGTCCGAGACGGTGTCGTTCCTCGACCTCGTCACGTCCGACATGCAGCTTTCGGTCATGAAGATGCGGATGCAGGCGCTCCAGAAGGTCTTCGGCAAGTTCCCCAGGATCGTCCGGGACATCGCGTCCTCACGGGGAAAGGACGTCGAGCTCAAGATCCACGGCGAGGACACCGAGGTGGACCGCTCGGTCATAGAGCACATCGGGGATCCGATGGTCCATATCCTCCGGAACGCCATCGACCACGGGATCGAAAAGCCCGAAGCGCGGACTGCAAGGGGGAAACCGGCCCAGGGAGTCATATCGATAGACGCGTGCCAGAAGGGGAACCAGATCGTCATCGAAGTGTCCGACGACGGCCGCGGGATCGACGTCGTGCGCGTCAGGAAAAAGGCCATGGAAAAGGGGCTTGTGACCGCGGAAGAAGCTGAACGGATGTCGGACGATGCGGCAGTGAACCTGATCTTCCAGCCCGGGTTCACGACGATGGACGTCGCCACGGAGCTGTCCGGGCGCGGGGTCGGGATGGACGTCGTCCGGACCAGCATCGCCAAGCTGGGCGGTTTCGTGGATATCAGAACCCGCAAGGACGCCGGAACGACCTTCCAGATAAACATCCCGCTGACGCTCGCGATAATCCAGTCGCTCATGGTGCGGGCGGCGGGTGGCAGGTACGCGGTACCGCTCACCCTGGTGGAAGAGATCCTCCGCGTCACGCCGTCGGAGATCGCGATGGTCGCGGGGCAGAAGGTGCTCGTCATAAGGGATAAGGTTCACCCGTACTTCGAGCTGTCGGAGCGAATCGGAAAGGGGCAGCCGGAAGAATCGCCGTACAGGTATGCGGTGGTCGTCGCCGTCGGCGACAGGCGGTTCTGCCTGGGCGTGGACGGGCTCATCGGCGAGGAAGATGTCGTGATCAAGCCGATCGACGGCCTGGAGGTCGATTCGGCCCACATGATAGGGGCGACGATAACGGGCGACGGCAAAGTCGTCCTGATCCTCGACGTGGCGAGCATTTCGAGGAACCTGCCCGGACCGGGCAGGGCGTCGTGA
- a CDS encoding protein phosphatase CheZ has translation MAQYIGFKLGGEEYSIPILKVREIINIPGMTRLPRAPEYIEGVTNLRGCVIPVVNLKKLVRTGGGNGVGDKIIVLTNGKVTFGIMVDGITGVIGIDESSIEPPDRLLNGSGEQFVGIAKYQERLVVLLDTRKLLPDDAAGIFEDNVVDIRKTNDADKVEVVTTVQTMGGDVERRELRDARDFISKKIESSDPNQKVLEPLLAFMEAMAGKDYEKAEAVVQKIAQSSSEGLFKEVGKVTRRLHDSLKSFKEAIDPKISSLASNEVPNAIDRLQFVIDKTEEAANKTMGIVEKHLLGMDELAGHIRQIQSPEDSVKYLKSFKNALEDDLTEIITTQSFQDITGQTIKKVIRLVEDIEKELVMMVTTFGLKIEMAQSAAGPAVEKVSQGGVDDLLKEYGF, from the coding sequence ATGGCTCAGTACATAGGGTTCAAGCTCGGAGGCGAAGAATACTCCATTCCAATACTTAAAGTCCGTGAAATCATCAACATTCCGGGAATGACCCGCCTGCCCCGCGCCCCGGAGTACATAGAAGGGGTCACCAATCTGCGCGGATGCGTGATACCGGTCGTGAACCTGAAGAAGCTCGTGCGGACAGGCGGCGGAAACGGGGTAGGGGACAAGATAATCGTCCTCACCAACGGGAAAGTCACGTTCGGGATCATGGTGGACGGGATCACCGGGGTCATCGGCATCGACGAGTCGTCCATCGAGCCCCCCGACCGGCTTCTGAACGGGTCGGGAGAGCAGTTCGTGGGGATCGCGAAGTACCAGGAAAGGCTCGTCGTGCTCCTCGACACGCGGAAGCTGCTTCCCGACGATGCCGCCGGCATTTTCGAAGACAACGTCGTTGATATTCGGAAAACGAACGATGCGGACAAGGTTGAAGTCGTTACTACGGTCCAGACGATGGGTGGGGACGTTGAACGAAGGGAGCTGCGGGACGCCAGGGATTTCATCAGTAAAAAAATAGAGTCGAGCGACCCCAACCAGAAGGTCCTGGAGCCGCTGTTGGCGTTCATGGAGGCGATGGCCGGGAAGGACTACGAGAAGGCGGAAGCGGTCGTGCAGAAGATCGCCCAGTCCTCCTCGGAAGGGCTGTTCAAGGAGGTCGGAAAGGTCACCCGAAGGCTCCACGACTCTCTCAAGAGCTTCAAGGAGGCCATCGATCCGAAGATCAGCTCGCTCGCTTCGAACGAAGTGCCGAACGCCATCGACCGGCTCCAGTTCGTGATCGACAAAACGGAAGAGGCCGCCAACAAGACCATGGGCATCGTCGAAAAGCACCTTCTCGGCATGGACGAACTGGCCGGGCACATCCGGCAGATCCAGTCGCCCGAAGATTCCGTGAAATACCTGAAGAGCTTCAAGAATGCCCTGGAGGACGACCTGACGGAGATCATCACGACACAGTCTTTCCAGGACATAACCGGGCAGACGATCAAGAAGGTGATCCGGCTCGTCGAGGACATCGAGAAGGAACTCGTCATGATGGTGACGACGTTCGGCCTGAAGATCGAAATGGCCCAGAGCGCGGCGGGGCCTGCCGTGGAAAAAGTGTCGCAGGGCGGCGTAGACGACCTGCTGAAGGAATACGGATTCTAA
- a CDS encoding methyl-accepting chemotaxis protein — protein sequence MKFFSDRQIGFKVTAVNVVLIVAAVGILTGICLVQFRQEMTRQANVQLDRRIKTFWVVLKDKGTDFRVENGKLMAGSYVCNGNYELPDKVKDIFGGVATIFMGDVRVTTNVLKADGTRAVGTQLKGAAYDAVFKSGKSFRGETAILDEPYFTAYDPIRDKKGDIIGVLFVGVKKAEYYDAVNSLTFRVVIAAIVLTGLVVLATFLFVRGVTRPIHNAVGTVAAIAEGDLTVSIEEAKGKDETGLLLTEMKGMVARLKEVVGKISASTKSLAGSSENLSSMASALEKGARDQAAQIEQSAAAATQMSQTNVDMAKNAFNTAEAARKMKTAAVGGKETMDVTMKELDRFAESVRHSASKVEALGQKSQDINTIVSLIKEIADQTNLLALNAAIEAARAGDQGRGFAVVADNVRELAERTSASADDIAGRVKAMQAEIDVTVGGMKTERAAVEGVLARVKDTKGSIEEIASLVEQVTDMVQRIAAATEQQSSASEEVSRNMESVSAVTRQLGGSMAEIKNLSNTLSRLAGELSGTAGWFRTRQA from the coding sequence ATGAAATTTTTCTCGGATAGACAGATCGGCTTCAAGGTAACGGCCGTAAACGTCGTCCTGATCGTCGCCGCCGTCGGCATTCTGACGGGAATATGCCTGGTGCAATTCCGGCAGGAGATGACGAGGCAGGCCAACGTCCAGCTTGATAGGCGTATCAAGACGTTCTGGGTGGTGCTCAAAGACAAGGGAACGGACTTCCGGGTGGAGAACGGCAAGCTGATGGCCGGGAGTTACGTCTGCAACGGCAACTACGAGCTGCCCGACAAGGTCAAGGACATCTTCGGCGGCGTGGCCACTATATTCATGGGGGATGTGCGGGTGACGACGAACGTCCTTAAGGCGGACGGCACCAGGGCCGTGGGAACGCAGCTTAAAGGAGCGGCTTACGACGCGGTATTCAAAAGCGGGAAGTCGTTCCGGGGGGAAACGGCCATCCTCGATGAGCCGTACTTCACAGCGTACGATCCTATCCGCGACAAGAAGGGAGACATCATCGGCGTGCTGTTCGTCGGCGTCAAGAAGGCCGAGTATTACGACGCCGTCAACAGCCTGACGTTCCGGGTCGTCATCGCGGCCATCGTCCTCACCGGTCTCGTCGTGCTGGCCACGTTCCTCTTTGTCCGCGGCGTTACCCGCCCGATCCACAACGCGGTCGGCACGGTCGCCGCGATCGCGGAAGGCGACCTCACTGTGAGTATCGAAGAAGCGAAGGGAAAGGACGAGACAGGCTTGCTCCTGACGGAAATGAAAGGCATGGTGGCTCGCCTGAAGGAGGTCGTCGGGAAAATATCCGCTTCGACCAAAAGCCTCGCGGGCAGTTCCGAGAACCTCTCCTCGATGGCCTCCGCCCTGGAGAAAGGGGCGAGGGACCAGGCCGCGCAGATCGAGCAGTCCGCCGCCGCGGCCACACAGATGTCCCAGACGAACGTCGACATGGCGAAAAACGCGTTCAACACGGCGGAGGCGGCGCGGAAGATGAAGACCGCGGCGGTGGGCGGAAAGGAGACTATGGACGTAACGATGAAGGAGCTTGACAGGTTCGCCGAGTCCGTCCGCCATTCCGCCTCGAAGGTGGAAGCCCTCGGCCAGAAATCGCAGGACATCAACACCATCGTCTCTCTCATCAAGGAGATCGCGGACCAGACTAACCTACTCGCCCTTAACGCCGCGATCGAGGCGGCGCGAGCCGGAGACCAGGGAAGGGGCTTCGCGGTGGTTGCGGACAACGTCCGTGAACTTGCCGAGCGGACGTCGGCTTCCGCCGACGACATCGCGGGCAGGGTCAAGGCGATGCAGGCAGAAATCGACGTGACGGTCGGCGGCATGAAGACCGAGCGGGCCGCCGTGGAAGGCGTTCTTGCCCGGGTAAAAGACACGAAGGGTTCCATAGAAGAGATCGCCTCCCTCGTGGAGCAGGTTACCGACATGGTGCAGCGGATCGCCGCAGCGACGGAGCAGCAGTCCTCGGCGTCCGAGGAGGTATCCCGTAACATGGAATCCGTCTCCGCCGTCACGAGGCAGCTCGGCGGATCGATGGCGGAGATCAAGAACCTTTCCAATACGCTTTCCCGTCTTGCCGGAGAGCTGAGCGGCACGGCGGGCTGGTTCCGCACCCGGCAGGCTTAA
- a CDS encoding chemotaxis response regulator protein-glutamate methylesterase, whose amino-acid sequence MPVRVLIVDDSAFMRSALGKMLSSDPEVEVAGTARDGLDALDKVVQLKPDLVTMDVEMPRMDGIEALRRIMASNPVPVIMVSSLTMAGAKATLEALEIGAVDFIPKNLSDLSINIVNIREILLEKVKQIGRRRIVPPRRFTAVRPEASPPRPDPSGYRIERRIGIVAIGTSTGGPKALQEVLPKLPKEFPVPVVVVQHMPPAFTGPFAERLNELCRVSVKEAEEGESLKPGVVFVAPGRGHMSIRKGRTGECVVSVSENRPDLIYRPSADVMLASVAEVFPGRALGVILTGMGNDGEKGMRAIKSGGGRTIAEDESTCVVYGMSRSVVEAGLADKVVPLQEVAGEIVNAV is encoded by the coding sequence ATGCCGGTCCGGGTACTCATCGTCGACGATTCCGCGTTCATGCGGAGCGCGCTCGGGAAGATGCTTTCGTCGGATCCCGAGGTGGAGGTCGCCGGGACCGCCCGGGACGGCCTGGACGCGCTGGACAAGGTCGTCCAGCTGAAGCCCGACCTGGTCACCATGGATGTCGAGATGCCGAGGATGGACGGCATCGAGGCGCTTCGGCGGATCATGGCGTCGAATCCGGTTCCGGTCATCATGGTGAGCTCCCTCACGATGGCCGGCGCCAAGGCGACCCTCGAAGCGCTCGAAATCGGGGCGGTCGATTTCATCCCGAAGAACCTGTCCGATCTTTCGATCAATATCGTCAACATCCGGGAAATCCTGCTCGAAAAGGTCAAGCAGATCGGGCGGCGGCGGATCGTTCCGCCGAGAAGGTTTACGGCGGTCCGCCCGGAGGCGTCGCCGCCCAGGCCGGATCCTTCAGGTTACCGGATCGAACGGCGGATCGGCATAGTGGCGATAGGCACGTCGACCGGGGGGCCCAAGGCGCTCCAGGAAGTCCTTCCGAAGCTTCCGAAGGAATTCCCCGTTCCGGTGGTCGTAGTGCAGCACATGCCGCCGGCGTTCACGGGACCGTTCGCGGAGAGGCTGAACGAACTTTGCCGGGTGTCGGTGAAGGAGGCGGAGGAGGGGGAATCGCTCAAACCGGGCGTGGTCTTCGTGGCGCCGGGGCGGGGGCATATGAGCATACGGAAAGGGCGGACCGGCGAGTGCGTCGTGTCCGTTTCCGAGAACCGGCCGGACCTGATCTACCGGCCGTCGGCGGACGTGATGCTTGCCTCGGTCGCAGAAGTCTTTCCCGGGCGCGCCCTCGGGGTGATCCTCACGGGCATGGGGAACGACGGCGAAAAGGGCATGCGGGCCATAAAGTCGGGGGGCGGGAGAACAATCGCCGAGGACGAGTCCACCTGCGTCGTCTACGGGATGTCGCGGTCGGTGGTCGAGGCGGGGCTTGCGGACAAGGTGGTGCCCCTGCAGGAAGTCGCGGGGGAAATAGTGAACGCGGTTTAG